The Carassius carassius chromosome 31, fCarCar2.1, whole genome shotgun sequence genome includes a region encoding these proteins:
- the LOC132111587 gene encoding 5-hydroxytryptamine receptor 1D-like has protein sequence MDLVNSSDEFFVINATVSPKTLESWDDTTLLSLQISISAMLAIVTLATALSNAFVIATIFLTRKLHTPANFLIGSLAATDLLVSILVMPISIVYTVSKTWTLGQIVCDIWLSSDITFCTASILHLCVIALDRYWAITDALEYSKRRTMRRAALMIGVVWVISISISLPPLFWRQAKAHEELTECMVNTDQISYTLYSTFGAFYVPTVLLIILYGRIYVAARSRIFKTPATSGKRFTAAQLIQNSAGSSLCSLNSTSNQEGHLHPGGGGGGGGGSPLFTNSVKVKLADSVLERKRICAAREKKATKTLGIILGAFIVCWLPFFVFTLVMGVCKNCWFHPVLFDVFTWLGYLNSLINPVIYTVFNDDFKQAFHKLIKFKRCY, from the coding sequence ATGGATCTGGTGAACAGCTCAGATGAGTTCTTCGTCATCAATGCCACAGTCAGTCCCAAAACCCTGGAGTCCTGGGACGACACTACACTCCTCAGCCTTCAGATCTCCATCTCCGCCATGTTAGCCATCGTCACTTTGGCCACCGCTCTGTCCAACGCTTTCGTGATCGCCACCATTTTCCTCACACGCAAGCTTCACACCCCCGCCAACTTCCTGATTGGCTCTCTCGCAGCAACAGACCTCCTGGTGTCCATTTTAGTCATGCCCATCAGCATTGTGTACACAGTCAGTAAGACTTGGACTCTAGGTCAGATCGTGTGTGATATCTGGCTATCATCTGACATAACGTTTTGCACGGCTTCCATTCTGCACCTGTGCGTGATCGCGCTCGACAGATACTGGGCCATTACCGATGCCTTGGAATACTCAAAGCGACGAACCATGCGGCGAGCGGCACTGATGATTGGTGTAGTGTGGGTGATCTCCATCTCCATCTCCTTGCCTCCTCTGTTCTGGCGGCAGGCTAAGGCCCACGAGGAGCTCACAGAGTGCATGGTCAACACTGACCAGATCTCCTACACGCTGTATTCCACATTTGGTGCATTTTATGTTCCCACTGTTCTCTTGATAATTCTCTACGGGCGTATCTACGTGGCGGCTCGTTCCAGGATCTTCAAAACACCAGCGACAAGCGGAAAACGGTTCACCGCTGCTCAGCTCATTCAGAACTCAGCGGGATCTTCGCTCTGCTCACTGAACTCCACCTCTAATCAGGAGGGACATCTTCAtcctggaggaggaggaggtgggggAGGAGGGTCTCCTCTTTTCACAAACAGCGTGAAAGTGAAGCTTGCTGATAGCGTGTTGGAAAGAAAGCGTATTTGTGCTGCTCGCGAGAAGAAGGCCACCAAAACTCTTGGGATTATCCTGGGTGCGTTTATAGTGTGCTGGCTCCCATTCTTCGTGTTCACGCTGGTTATGGGGGTCTGTaaaaactgctggtttcatcCTGTGCTCTTTGATGTGTTCACCTGGCTGGGGTATCTCAACTCGCTCATCAATCCAGTCATCTACACTGTCTTCAATGATGACTTCAAACAAGCCTTCCACAAACTCATCAAGTTTAAAAGATGCTACTGA